TGTACGCCAACCGCGAACCACGTTTCTACGCCAACATCCTTTACAATGGCCGGCCTACCGTTCCCGCGCCTACCGTCGATGATAAAAACTTCTATTCTTCACCTGCTAACGCAGATGGCAGGGGCCGTACAGAATTTTACTTTTCCGGCAAAGCAGGTCAGGCCAACAACAGTGGCAACATTACCGGCTACCTGCCGTTGAAGCGGATCAGCGCGAACGATAACATCCGTACCGACCAGGTAGCCTATCACGGCCCATGGATCTTTTTACGCTATGCCGAAATACTGCTCGACTATGCGGAAGCACTGAACGAATATGACCCTGCTAACGGCGACATCGTTACTTACCTGAACATGGTGCGCACCCGTGCGGGCCTGCCAGGCATAGAAACGCTGTATCCCGGAGCAGTTGGCAACAAAGAAGAAATGCGCAAACACATCTTAAAAGAAAGACAAGTGGAACTGTGCTTCGAATCTGATCGCTACTTCACGCTTACCCGCAGGCTGCTGTCCGGCAAAGACGCCAACCTGAACATTTACTGCCTGGATGTAAACGCCAATGATAATGGTCAGGGCTTTGCATTCACCGGTTTGTACAAACGCACCCTGTTCCAGAAGCGTCACTGGGAAAACAAAATGTACCTCTTCCCAATTCACCAGGGCGACATTGAACGCAACAGGGCGTTGACACAAAACCCAGGCTGGAAATAACATCTGTTCACAAATCAATTCATCAGCATGCGCAAAATATTTTTGTTCAGCATATTGGCCAATGTGTTGCTGCTTGGCTGTTCTAAAGAAGAATTAGGACACAACGCATCACAACCAATGACCATTACCAGCTTTACTCCCGGTGAGGGAGACGGCGGTACATCCATCCTCATTACGGGCACTAACTTCTCTTCGGACACTTCTGAAATCGAAGTGACCATTAACGGCAACAGACTTGTACTTACCGGCGCCAACACCGAGCAGATCATGGCCGTTGTGCCAAAGAAGTGCGGCTCCGGCCCTGTCACGGTGAAGATCGGCAGCAACACCGTTACCAGTACAGCCACGTACAACTACATCTTTACCCGTACCGTGAGCACCCTCGCAGGCGCAGCCGCAGCCGGTTACAATAATGGGAAAGGAGACCTTGCACTGTTCAACTTCAGCGGCGCAACCTGGTACAGGAGCCTGGGTATTTCCATAGATGACAACCTGAATATTTATGTAGCCGACCCGGGCAACCATTGCATCCGCAAAATCGATCCGGATGGTAACGTAACATTACTGGCGGGCAAACCGACAGCGAGCGGATATGCAGACGGTAGAGGGTCAGATGCGATGTTCAGCTTACCTTACTCCACTGCGGTTGACGAAGAAGGCAACGTATACGTAGCCGACCCGGGCAACTGGGATATTCGTAAGATCAGTCCGGATGGCACCGCCGTTACGCTCGGCTGGGGCACACAGGCACCGTGGGCCGTAGCGTACGACAGAACGACCAAATCTGTTTACTATATCAGCTGTGACTTTAACGGCACTGTATACAAACTGGAAAACGGTAACTCTACTCCTGTAATCAGCGGCCTGGTGTATCCCTGCGGCATGGCTTTCGATAATAAAGGCAGCCTGTTTATCAGCGGCCACGGCACCTCCGTAGTGTACCGCTATAACACTACTACCTGGAAAGGCGAAGTAATCGCCGGTAAAGAAAACGAGGCGGGATACATCAACGGCCCCGGCCCTACCGCGCGTTTCGCTTATCCATGGGGACTGGCAGTTGACAACCAGGGTAATATATACGTGGCCGGCAACGGCACTACCGACGGTCTGGCCAGCAATGCAGACCAGAGCATCCGTTTTATAGAGGCTAACACCTGGAA
This genomic interval from Chitinophaga horti contains the following:
- a CDS encoding IPT/TIG domain-containing protein: MRKIFLFSILANVLLLGCSKEELGHNASQPMTITSFTPGEGDGGTSILITGTNFSSDTSEIEVTINGNRLVLTGANTEQIMAVVPKKCGSGPVTVKIGSNTVTSTATYNYIFTRTVSTLAGAAAAGYNNGKGDLALFNFSGATWYRSLGISIDDNLNIYVADPGNHCIRKIDPDGNVTLLAGKPTASGYADGRGSDAMFSLPYSTAVDEEGNVYVADPGNWDIRKISPDGTAVTLGWGTQAPWAVAYDRTTKSVYYISCDFNGTVYKLENGNSTPVISGLVYPCGMAFDNKGSLFISGHGTSVVYRYNTTTWKGEVIAGKENEAGYINGPGPTARFAYPWGLAVDNQGNIYVAGNGTTDGLASNADQSIRFIEANTWKVSTLAGGSTQGYVNGIGEVASFSAPTGVGVDKNGVVYVIDKHNNRVRKIISE